The genomic stretch AGCGAGAATTAGAGGAAGAGACAGGATTGAAAAATACTTCGGTTGAGCAACTTTATACATTTTCTGACGTAAATCGAGATCCTCGAGAGAGGGTAATAACAATTGCACATTATGCACTTGTTAAACTTTCAGAAGTTACAGGAGGAGATGATGCCACTTCTGCAAATTGGTTTTCATTAAAAGAGATACCATCTCTTGCCTTTGATCATGATAGAATATTACGTATGGCTGTAAATCATTTAAAGGAAAGAATATGCTTTGAACCTATCGGTTTTGAATTATTGCCAAAGATATTTACAATGACGGAGTTACAAAATTTATATGAGGCAATATTAGAGGTAAAATTTGATCGTAGAAATTTTTATAATAAGATGTTAAAACTTGGTATACTTTCAGAGGCTGAACCCCGTCCTGTTAACGCCTCTCGTAGGATGCCAACTAAATATAGTTTCAAAGCAGAGAAGTATGCTGAGTTGAAACAAAAAGGATTCAGATTAGAATTTTAAGCATTGGGATTATGTCAAATTATATATTTCAGGTCTGGGATAATATTGAGCGTAAATGTGTTGGCTCTTTCAATTCTCACAATGAGGCCAAAAAGGAAGTAGAAAGGCTTGTTAGAGAAAGAGATGATTTCTGGGAAGAGTTTAACTATGAAATTAAGAAAACTAAACGAAATAACCCGAATCAGCAAGAATGATTAAAACTACTTAACTGCAAAGTAGAATTGAGTTAAAATATAAAACAAATGACACATGATACACTAAAAGATAAAATCAGAGGTTGCCTGATGGCAGGTGCTGCGGGCGATGCACTCGGCTACGAGGTTGAGTTTATGAGCCGTCGCTCTATTCTCTCTCGCTTTGGAGAGAATGGAATAACCAAGTTTGCTCTTGACAGCAATGGCAAGGCTCTCATTAGCGATGATACGCAGATGACACTCTTTACTGCCAATGGATTGCTTACGGGCATTACGATGAATAGAATGGAACGCTCGTCGCATAAAGCCGAGTTAATAGTTATGGCTGCCTACTTAGATTGGTTTTATACTCAAACGAGAGAAGAAGGCAAGCATGAACAAATTACATGGTTGAGGGAACTCCCTGAAATGTATCATAAACGCGCTCCTGGTAATACTTGTATGAGTGCTTGTGCTAATATCATTGACGGAAAAGATGTGATGAATGACAGCAAAGGTTGTGGTGGCATTATGCGTGTTGCTCCTATGGCTCTTTTGGTGGATCAATCACCTGATTCGGGTAGATATTATTGTTCGTTAGAAGATCTTGCGGAAGGCGGATGTTATATTGCAGAACAGACGCATCAACATCCTCTTGGTTTCCTTCCGGCAGGCTTGCTTACCGTTTTACTTTATAAGTTGTTGCCACTTACTCCTGCTCAAGCACAGGACAACATTGACAATATAGTAAGCGAGACACTATCTATCTTGGATGTGATTCGTGTGGGTAAATATGAGGAAGATAAACATTACCTCAAGAAACTGACCGAGAAAGCTGTGCGCTCGGCTTACTCTGACATTTCTGATGCAGACGCTATTCGTGAACTTGGTGAGGGCTGGGTTGCAGAGGAAACCTGGGCAATTGCACTCTACTCGGCTATTCGCCATATTGACAATGTGGAGGATGCGATTATAGCCTCGGTCAACCACGATGGAGATAGCGACTCTACAGGCTCGGTTTGTGGCAATATTATGGGTGCTATTTATGGCTATGAGTATATTCGTGAGCGCAATATATTCTGCCCCGATGGTAAGCAATTAGAAGATACCATCGAACTCTCTGAGATTATTCTTGCTCTTGCCGATGATCTTTCAACAGGTTGTATTATCAGTGAATTTAATCCTGTTGATACCCCTGAAAAAGTTCAATGGTATGAGCGCTATTGTCAAATGAGACCTTCAGGTATAAATTTATAATATTATTAAGTTTAGTTATGGATGATTTATTATTTAAACCATTATCCTATTCATATAGAGTAGATAAAAATATATGGGCAGGAGAATATCCTGTTAGAAATTGGGATAGAGATTTAAAGATTAAACAGTTGAAATTCCTTACTGATTTTGGAATAAATTCTTTCCTTGATTTAACAACAGAAGGAGAGATGCCTCCATATTCAACTTGCCTAAATAATGATATTATTAGATACTCCTTACCAATAGTTAATAGAGGAATACCTAAAAGTGTTGAATCAGTTGTAGAAATATTTCGTACAATTGAAGATTTATTAATACGAAAACCCGAAACAAAACTCTATATCCATTGTGTTGGAGGTGTTGGTAGAACAGGTACAATAGTATCTTGCTATTTTGTCTATTTCAAACATATGAATGCAAACGATGCTTTAGCAGAAATGCAAAGAAGATACTTAACTCATCAACGATCACGATGGATCTCTGCTCCTGAAACTGAGTTACAAGTTCAATTTGTTAATGATTTTGCTGATAAAGTACTAAATGTTACAGATATAATATATTGATATTTCAATGAATCATAATATAACACCAAAATGGATTGATACTCTTGGAATAAATGAGATATTTGTTTTTGGATCTAGAAATTCGGGGAAACACTTCGATGGAGCTTCTTTCTATGCGTTAAAACACTTTGGTGCGGTTATGGGACAACGCGAAGGGAGACAAGGTCAATCTTATGCAATTCCAACTATTGGAGGAAAAATTGGGCTTAAAGATATAAAGCGTTCGGTCGTAACTTTTACAAAATATGCAAAAGATCATTCCCATCTACATTTTTATGTAACCTTGATTGCTTGTGGTGGGGCATGTTATAAAGTTTATGAGATTGCCCCATTGTTTAGGAATGCTTCTAAGTTGTCAAATGTTAGTCTGCCTATTGAGTTTTGGCAAGAACTTGACAAAGGTATTATGTGTGAGATAAAAAACAAATTATCTCTTTTATTAGAAACTGTTATCGGCTTACTTCATGATTTATTTGGTAAATTAAGATTTTTACGACTAAAATTGCTCTCCCCACATAAACTATACAAAGAATTAATGGTATATAGAGATAGTGATACAACATATCTAAATGACCAAATGTTTTGGGTAAACCTTTTTGATGCGAGTTTATTTAAATCTTGGAAATCGCGATATATAGTTAATGATGCTACCAAATGTGCATATATGATTCTTGATAACAAAAAGAGACTGTTTTGGGTAGAAGATAAAGATATAAACTGGGACTCTATTAAAGTGCTACCTAATAAGGTTAAACAGATTGTTAAAAGACGAGAGGCTCCATACTCTTTGGCTGTATATGAATATCATGATGGATATGCCGAAATAGAGTGGCAAATAAGTCCAGATGGAAGTTCTTATTATCTTGACAAATATTATGGTGGAAAAATTACAGATGAGAAAGACATTAGACTTTATGCTATAATAGATTCTAATTGTTGTATTGTGAGTAGGTTTGATGTTAGATATAAATAATAATAGGTAATCTTAAAAAAATGAGAACGCCAAAGTTTTGACAAACTAGGCGTTCTCATTTTTTTATTTATATATCTTATTACTTTAAATTTTAACACTCTAACATTAACTCTTTCTGTACTCTCCGGGTGTTAATCCTGCATATTTTTTAAAGTATGCTCCAAAGAATGATGGATTTGCAAAATTTAAGTTATATGCAATCTCCTGAATAGTCATATCAGAGTATTTCAATAGACTCTTTGCTTCAGTAATAACAAGTAACTCAATCCATTTTGATGCTTTATTTTTACTAACCTCTTTAACTATTGTAGAGAGATATTTGGGTGTAACGCAAAGAGCATTTGCGTAGTATGTAATCTCTCGATGAGTTCTAAACTCTTTTATAGCAAGTTGTAAAAACTCTTTAAATATTCTAATATTACTTTTTGTCTTATTATCAGATATTATATTGTTTCCTTTAGAATCAAATATGTTTGATAATCTGTAAATTAATGATGTTATAATACCTGAAGATATTAAAGTTGATGTATTACTTATATTTTCGCTCTCCTCAATACTTAATAGATCAAAATATTTACATAGAATATCTATCTCCTTGTCTGTTAATTTCACAATAGGATTATTGTAGAATTTTAAGAAGATAGGTATTATAAATTCTGTCTTGATTTGAACATTGATTAAAAAATCAATAGATAATATTATTACATATCCCGATGCATTTATTTGTTTGTGTATTTTATGTTTTAATATATAATTGGGCAGTATAAATATTAATGAATTGTCACTAATCTCATGTTCCGAATCGTTAATGCTTATAACACTATTTCCTTTTTTTACAAGAACAATTGAGAATACTCCTGATTTTATTGGCATATCACTATAAGGAAGTGTAGCATCTCCATGCTCAATTTTTCTTACAATAAGTCCGAATCTATTAAGTTTATCTTTTAATGTATTAAATTCTTCAATCCCTAATTTCTTTTCTGCAACATTAATAATATTTTCCATAAGTATTGTAATTTTCTCGATGCTAATTTACAATATTAATTATTACTATAAATATCTATAAGACTTTTTGAACATTCTTTAGGTAGTACCGAATGCTCATTTAACGTTTGAAAATAAAAGGTTTTATAATAACCTCAGTATTGTTAATATTGTGAAATATTATTTAAAAACCATTCCTTTTTTGATACTCCTTAAAACTATTCTAAATTGAATTTGTTGAATAATATACCGAGTGTTTATTTACTTGCTTTGGACTTAATTATCAACTAACTTATACAAACTATAAATATGTCAGTAAAGAAACAATTTGAAGATTATACCTCTGAGTCAATCCCAACAGATGTCTTATTGAATAATTTTAATAAGATTGAAATTGATAAGGAGATAATAATTGATAATATTAAAAGTGCTAAACGCAATAGATCCTATTTTGAATCTCACTCAATTTATGTCGTTAATTTATTAAGTTCTCCGGGTGCAGGTAAAACTTCAATCTTGGAATCTACAATCAAACAAATGGGTAAGGATTATAACATATATGTTATTGAATGTGATTTGCAAACAGACTCTGATTTTAAAAGAATCAAATCATTGGGAGTAGATTGTTTGCAGATTAATACTGATTGTGGAGGATATTTAGATGCTGATATGATTTTATGTGCTGTAAAAAAACTTTCGGTAAAAGATAAAAGTATTCTATTTATTGAGAATATTGGTAATCTTATATCTCCAGCAATCTTTGATTTGGGCGAGACATTAAGAGTAGTTGTTTCAAGTGTTACAGAGGGAGAAGACAAACCACTGAAGTTTCCTTATATGTATGAGAGTGCAAATCTATGTCTTATTAATAAGATAGATTTACTTGATTATATTAAAACAAATCTTGATATTTTAAGAAGTAATATAATGAGGGTTAATTCTCAGATTGTAACCATAGATTTATCTGCTTTAACAGGAGAAAATATCGAAAATTGGTGTAGATTTCTTCATGAGAAGATTAAAATATTTTTCAAATGAACTCAGTTGCGGAATATTTTGATGAAATGTCTGCCATTTGGGATGATGCTGTACTTCATAACAAAACTTATATACGTGAGGTTTTAAAATTATTGAAGATAAAAGAAGGAGATAAAATAGCAGATGTAGGTTGTGGTACTGGAGTGCTTATTGATTATATAAGAGAGATTAATCGTTTTGGCACTATTACTGAAATTGATATATCTCAAAAGATGCTCAATATGTCAAGAGCAAAGAATTATAGCGATGATAATATACGGTATTTAAAATTAGATATTAATAACAGTAAACTTGAAGGATTATTTGATGTAATTATATTGTATGATACCTTACCTTATATTGCTAACAAGTTAGATGTAGTTACTGAATTATATACAACAAATTTAAATATAGAAGGACGATTAGCAATATTTCATAGTAGGGGAGAAGAACAAATAAATCTATCTCTTGCACATGGTGATAGACGCATTTGTGATTCATATTTACCCATATTTGACAACTATCTTAATGAGTTGTATAATAAGGGGTGCAAAGTAATTTATTCAAGTAATAAGAGTAATGATTATACAATAATATTAGTAAAAGATATATAACAAAGAAACGAGGCTTAAGCCTCGTTTCTTTGTTATTAGTTACCTCTATTTTATCCTTGATATAGATAACGTTTGATACTTCTTTTGGGAGTTTTCTCAAACTCTTCGTAGTAAACTTTGATTCTTGCAATTTGGCTATAAGCAGGAAGAATTTTGTTTGCTGCAACTCTGTTTTCTTCCATTTGAGCTTCCATCGCTTTTTGAGAAATACCCTCTTTTTCTCCATTGTCAAAGTCGGGATATACTAACCAAACAAGTTTTCCATCCTGCTCAATAACAATTGATTCACTAACAAAAGGCATATTGTTAAGTTGATCTTCAATTTCTTCGGGGTAAATATTTTGTCCTGAAGGACCAAGAATCATATTTTTACTTCTACCTTTAATATAGATAAATCCTTCGGAGTCAATTAAAGCAAGGTCACCAGTGTTCATCCACTCTCCATCCATTACAGCCTCAGTTGCTTCTTCGTTTTTGAAGTAACCTTGCATTACGTTAGGTCCTTTCAACCACAACTCACCAGCTATCTTCTCAGGATCTTTTGAATTAACTCGAGCCTCCATATAGTTACATAACTTACCACATGCACCTTGCTTTGTTTCATTCCATGGAGCATACGATACAAGAGGAGCACATTCAGTCATACCATATCCAACTGTAATTGGGAAATCAATTTTGCGTAAAAACTCCTCAACCTCTTTGTTTAAAGCAGCACCACCTACAATAATCTGTTTTAGGTTGCCACCAAAACTCTCCTCCAATTTAGCTTTAATCTTAGAAAGTAATTGATTGTCAACAAAAGGAATCATCATTAAGAATTTCATTATTGGTTTGTCCAATAATGGGAATACTTTGTTTTTGATGATTTTCTCAATAATAAGAGGAACTGCAATAATAATAGGAGGTTTGCACTCGGCAAATGCGTCCAATATAATTTTAGGAGAAGGGATACGTGTTAAGAAATGTATGTGGCAACCTTTTGAGAATGGGTTAAATAATTCAATCATTAATCCATACATATGAGCCATTGGTAACATTGATACAGCATTGTCTCCGGTTTTTAACCAAGGAAGATTTTCAACGCAGAATTGTAAGTTTGCGTGTAATGCTCTGTATGGAAGCATAACTCCTTTAGAGAATCCTGTTGAACCAGATGTATAGTTAATTATAGCCAACTCTTCTGGAGAATCAACATGATATTTGATATCAGAAGCAGAGAATCTCTCAGGGTATTTCTTTCCAAATAACTCATTAAGATGTTGACGGGCCTCAACTAATTTTTTTGATTTTGATTTTAAAACAGAGAAGTCATTTAGAAGAATAATTCCTGTTAGGTCAGGCATCATCTCATCGTTAAGATTTTCCCAAACCATATCTCCAACACATAGTAATTTAGCCTCGCTATGATTTACTATATTGTGAACGTTGTCTGCTTTAAATTCGTGTAATACAGGAACAGCAACTGCGCCATACGCTAAAGTAGCAAACATCGCAACAGCCCAGTGAGAAGAGTTTCTTCCGCATAATGCAATTCTGTCGCCTTTTTCAACACCCGCTGCTTCAAACAAAATATGAATTTTTTCAATTTTGCGGGCAATGTCTTTGTAGTGATAAGCAACACCTTTAAAGTCGCTGAGGGCTGGAAGTTCCCAATTCTTTTTAATACTTTCTTCAAAGTAATAATTAAAACTTTGTGCCATGTAAATAGTATTTATTAATTATACATTTAATCTTAAACTAAACTTTCTGTTCAAAAATTAAATTTAAGAATTCTTAATAATGCAAATATAATAATTAATGTTTAAAAGTTCCAAAAAAAACGAGGATATTGCTGAATATACCCGTAATTTTTATTTGGTTATACGTTTTGGTATAAGAAACGTTTAATGCTTCGTTTTGCTGTTTTTTCAAACTCTTCGTAGAATATTTTAACCTTTGTAATCTGGCAATAAGCAGCAAGACTCTTATTTAACATTATTCTGTTCTCTTCCATTAGGTCAATTACAGCCTTTTGGTCAAGTCCTAATTTTGCTGCACTTTCAAAATCAGGGTAGATTAATGCCACAAGTTTGCCCTCTTGTTCAATTACAATTGACTCATTAACTAAGTGCATATTGTTTATCTTATCCTCAATCTCTTCGGGGTATATATTTTGTCCTGATGGACCAAGTATCATGTTTTTACTTCTACCTTTTAAGAATAAGAAACCATCTTTATCAATAATTCCAAGATCTCCAGTATTCATCCACTCTCCATCCATTACATCACTGGTTGCCTCTTCGTTTTTGTAATATCCTTGCATTACATTGCCACCTTTTATCCACAACTCTCCGGGTATGTTTTCAGGATCAACAGAGTTTATTCTACACTCGTTATATGGCAAAACCTTTCCGCACGATAGGGGTTTAGTGTCTTCCCACCAGCAATATGAAATTAGAGGTGCACACTCAGTCATCCCATAACCCACCGTTAAGGGGAATCCAATCTTTTGTAAGAATAGTTCTACCTCTTTGTTTAAAGCGGCACCACCAACAATAATCTGTTTTAGGTTTCCTCCAAAACTCTCTTCCAATTTGCTTCTTACTTTTGCCAATAGTTGGTCATCAAGGAACGGAATCTTTAACAAAACTTTCATTAGAGGTTTCTCTAATAGAGGAAATACCTTATTCCTTATAATCTTTTCAATTACCAAAGGAACAGTGATTATAAATGTAGGTTTGCACTCCGCAAATGCTTCAAGAATTACTTTAGGAGAGGGGATGCGAGTTAAGAAATGTACATGACAACCTCTACAGAAAGAGTTACAGACCTCAACCATTAATCCATACATGTGAGCCATTGGTAGCATTGCAACAATATTGTCTCCCGGTTTTTGTTGTGTAACCTCTTCTAATATATATTTAAGGTTTGTAACCAACGATCGGTATGGTAACATAACACCCTTTGAAAATCCAGTTGAACCTGAAGTATAATTAATTAAAGCCAATTCATCTGGACTGTCTTTATGGTAATTAATATCATCCGCAGTGAATCTGTTTGGATACTTCTTCCCAAATAACTCATTTAAATGCTCCCTTGCATATTTTAAAGAGTTGTGTTTTGTCTTTAAGATTGAGAAATCATTAATTAAAATAATGCTTTCCAAACCTCCCATAAATTCATCATTAATGTTTTCCCAAACAACATCACCAACAAATAGTAATTTAGCTTCGCTATGATTAACAATATTGTGTATATTGTCTGCTTTAAACTCATGCAAAATTGGAACTGCTACTGCTCCGTATGAGAGAGTGGCAAAAAATGCGACAGCCCAATGTGATGTATTTTTCCCACACAAAGCAACTTTGTCACCTTTTTCTATTCCAGCATTCTCTAAAAGAATATGAATTTTTTCAATTTTACGAGCAATATCTTTATATTGATAAGTAACTCCTTTATAGTCGCTAAGCGACATTTTGTCCCAGTTTAATTTGATACTATCTTCAACGTAGCTGTTAAATCCTTTATACATATAATATTATTTAAATTCGCACTTTTTAAATGCACAAAACATTAAAAACTGTGCAAATATACAACAAAATATTCTAATGATAATTATATAAGTTTAATAAAATAATATAATAAACATATTGATATGTAATAAATCATATAGATAATGATTTAAATTCCTTATATTTGCGTTATATATTATCATACTCAATAAATATCGGTATATGCGTCTATATAGTCTTTCAGATATTATTTCACCTTCAATTCAATCAAAAATAAATTATTGGTCGCAATTATTTTTATTTCTTGTATCCATTGTTGTATTGTCAGGTGTTATTATAGATTATGGGTTTGAATTAAATGAAAATGAATTAAAAAATATTTACCGATTATATAATTATTCTTGGTGGATATATTTCTCATCCTATTTGTTAAGGTTGATTTTTCAGTGGTTCAGTATATATCGCAAGACGCTTTATATGACAATGTTTTTAGGACTGCTGCTTATCTGCTCGTCAATACCTCGGTTTGTTGAGATTACTACTGAACAATCTATGATATGGCAATTTTTTGCAGACCATTTTTTTCAGTTAGGAGTAGTCTTGATTTTTGCGTTGCTGGAATTTTCAAAAGGCATTGTTGGTTTTATAAATAAAAAAACAAATCCAGCAATGTTGATGGTTTCTGGTTTTTTCTTTTTGATATTGCTTGGCACACTATTATTGTTATTACCTCGTTCAACATATGCTGGTGTACATTTATCTATAGTTGATTCTCTTTTTATATCAACAAGTTCGGTATGTGTAACAGGATTGTCTCCGTTTGACATTTCTCAAACATTCACAATTAGCGGTCAAATAATAATAATGGCTCTCATTCAAATAGGCGGATTGGGAGTTATGACAATAACAAGTTTCTTTGCACTGTTTTTTATGGGCGGTACAGGACTTTATAGCCAGTTTGCCTTAAAAGATATGGTTGGGTCTGATACATTTAATTCATTATTGAATACACTGATGTATATATTGGGATTTACATTCGTTATTGAAATTATTGGGGCTTTATGTATTTGGCTTAATATTCATTCTACATTAGGAATGAGTCTGAAAGAAGAGATATTTTTTTCAATATTTCACTCAGTATCGGCATTTTGTAATGCTGGATTTTCAAATATATCAGAAGGACTTGGGAATTCCATATTAATGAAAGGACATAATGGTTTTTATATGGTAATTTCACTTCTTATAGTATTAGGAGGTATAGGATTCCCTATATTGATAAATTTCAGAAGAATTATAGGATATGTAATTTCAAATCTTTTTCGTAAAATATTTTTCAAAAACTATCATCGCAAGAGATTTGTTCATTTAACTAATATAAATACTAAAATAGTGCTAATCTCAACAATTGTTTTAATTGTT from Bacteroidales bacterium encodes the following:
- a CDS encoding methyltransferase domain-containing protein → MNSVAEYFDEMSAIWDDAVLHNKTYIREVLKLLKIKEGDKIADVGCGTGVLIDYIREINRFGTITEIDISQKMLNMSRAKNYSDDNIRYLKLDINNSKLEGLFDVIILYDTLPYIANKLDVVTELYTTNLNIEGRLAIFHSRGEEQINLSLAHGDRRICDSYLPIFDNYLNELYNKGCKVIYSSNKSNDYTIILVKDI
- a CDS encoding helix-turn-helix domain-containing protein, coding for MENIINVAEKKLGIEEFNTLKDKLNRFGLIVRKIEHGDATLPYSDMPIKSGVFSIVLVKKGNSVISINDSEHEISDNSLIFILPNYILKHKIHKQINASGYVIILSIDFLINVQIKTEFIIPIFLKFYNNPIVKLTDKEIDILCKYFDLLSIEESENISNTSTLISSGIITSLIYRLSNIFDSKGNNIISDNKTKSNIRIFKEFLQLAIKEFRTHREITYYANALCVTPKYLSTIVKEVSKNKASKWIELLVITEAKSLLKYSDMTIQEIAYNLNFANPSFFGAYFKKYAGLTPGEYRKS
- a CDS encoding dual specificity protein phosphatase family protein, with the protein product MDDLLFKPLSYSYRVDKNIWAGEYPVRNWDRDLKIKQLKFLTDFGINSFLDLTTEGEMPPYSTCLNNDIIRYSLPIVNRGIPKSVESVVEIFRTIEDLLIRKPETKLYIHCVGGVGRTGTIVSCYFVYFKHMNANDALAEMQRRYLTHQRSRWISAPETELQVQFVNDFADKVLNVTDIIY
- a CDS encoding AMP-binding protein; this encodes MYKGFNSYVEDSIKLNWDKMSLSDYKGVTYQYKDIARKIEKIHILLENAGIEKGDKVALCGKNTSHWAVAFFATLSYGAVAVPILHEFKADNIHNIVNHSEAKLLFVGDVVWENINDEFMGGLESIILINDFSILKTKHNSLKYAREHLNELFGKKYPNRFTADDINYHKDSPDELALINYTSGSTGFSKGVMLPYRSLVTNLKYILEEVTQQKPGDNIVAMLPMAHMYGLMVEVCNSFCRGCHVHFLTRIPSPKVILEAFAECKPTFIITVPLVIEKIIRNKVFPLLEKPLMKVLLKIPFLDDQLLAKVRSKLEESFGGNLKQIIVGGAALNKEVELFLQKIGFPLTVGYGMTECAPLISYCWWEDTKPLSCGKVLPYNECRINSVDPENIPGELWIKGGNVMQGYYKNEEATSDVMDGEWMNTGDLGIIDKDGFLFLKGRSKNMILGPSGQNIYPEEIEDKINNMHLVNESIVIEQEGKLVALIYPDFESAAKLGLDQKAVIDLMEENRIMLNKSLAAYCQITKVKIFYEEFEKTAKRSIKRFLYQNV
- the hypB gene encoding hydrogenase nickel incorporation protein HypB codes for the protein MSVKKQFEDYTSESIPTDVLLNNFNKIEIDKEIIIDNIKSAKRNRSYFESHSIYVVNLLSSPGAGKTSILESTIKQMGKDYNIYVIECDLQTDSDFKRIKSLGVDCLQINTDCGGYLDADMILCAVKKLSVKDKSILFIENIGNLISPAIFDLGETLRVVVSSVTEGEDKPLKFPYMYESANLCLINKIDLLDYIKTNLDILRSNIMRVNSQIVTIDLSALTGENIENWCRFLHEKIKIFFK
- a CDS encoding AMP-binding protein codes for the protein MAQSFNYYFEESIKKNWELPALSDFKGVAYHYKDIARKIEKIHILFEAAGVEKGDRIALCGRNSSHWAVAMFATLAYGAVAVPVLHEFKADNVHNIVNHSEAKLLCVGDMVWENLNDEMMPDLTGIILLNDFSVLKSKSKKLVEARQHLNELFGKKYPERFSASDIKYHVDSPEELAIINYTSGSTGFSKGVMLPYRALHANLQFCVENLPWLKTGDNAVSMLPMAHMYGLMIELFNPFSKGCHIHFLTRIPSPKIILDAFAECKPPIIIAVPLIIEKIIKNKVFPLLDKPIMKFLMMIPFVDNQLLSKIKAKLEESFGGNLKQIIVGGAALNKEVEEFLRKIDFPITVGYGMTECAPLVSYAPWNETKQGACGKLCNYMEARVNSKDPEKIAGELWLKGPNVMQGYFKNEEATEAVMDGEWMNTGDLALIDSEGFIYIKGRSKNMILGPSGQNIYPEEIEDQLNNMPFVSESIVIEQDGKLVWLVYPDFDNGEKEGISQKAMEAQMEENRVAANKILPAYSQIARIKVYYEEFEKTPKRSIKRYLYQG
- a CDS encoding potassium transporter, which gives rise to MTMFLGLLLICSSIPRFVEITTEQSMIWQFFADHFFQLGVVLIFALLEFSKGIVGFINKKTNPAMLMVSGFFFLILLGTLLLLLPRSTYAGVHLSIVDSLFISTSSVCVTGLSPFDISQTFTISGQIIIMALIQIGGLGVMTITSFFALFFMGGTGLYSQFALKDMVGSDTFNSLLNTLMYILGFTFVIEIIGALCIWLNIHSTLGMSLKEEIFFSIFHSVSAFCNAGFSNISEGLGNSILMKGHNGFYMVISLLIVLGGIGFPILINFRRIIGYVISNLFRKIFFKNYHRKRFVHLTNINTKIVLISTIVLIVLGTFFIAILEWNRSFETMPIIDKLVHSIFNSVAPRTAGFVNVDLEGFSFISIMIYMILMWIGGASQSTAGGIKVNTFAMSVANLISVIKGKDRVDLFGRELTSDSVRRASAMVFGSIIVILFFYIMLVIIEPQLSPLKLLFETISAFSTVGASINTTPFLCDISKILVTLLMFIGRVGLITILMSVISRAKPLKYHYPKDTIIIN
- a CDS encoding NUDIX hydrolase, whose protein sequence is MAQENYYYKYPHPAVTADCVIFGFDGLLIKILLIKRGIEPFKDKWALPGGFMKIDETAEECAKRELEEETGLKNTSVEQLYTFSDVNRDPRERVITIAHYALVKLSEVTGGDDATSANWFSLKEIPSLAFDHDRILRMAVNHLKERICFEPIGFELLPKIFTMTELQNLYEAILEVKFDRRNFYNKMLKLGILSEAEPRPVNASRRMPTKYSFKAEKYAELKQKGFRLEF
- a CDS encoding ADP-ribosylglycohydrolase family protein translates to MTHDTLKDKIRGCLMAGAAGDALGYEVEFMSRRSILSRFGENGITKFALDSNGKALISDDTQMTLFTANGLLTGITMNRMERSSHKAELIVMAAYLDWFYTQTREEGKHEQITWLRELPEMYHKRAPGNTCMSACANIIDGKDVMNDSKGCGGIMRVAPMALLVDQSPDSGRYYCSLEDLAEGGCYIAEQTHQHPLGFLPAGLLTVLLYKLLPLTPAQAQDNIDNIVSETLSILDVIRVGKYEEDKHYLKKLTEKAVRSAYSDISDADAIRELGEGWVAEETWAIALYSAIRHIDNVEDAIIASVNHDGDSDSTGSVCGNIMGAIYGYEYIRERNIFCPDGKQLEDTIELSEIILALADDLSTGCIISEFNPVDTPEKVQWYERYCQMRPSGINL